The proteins below are encoded in one region of Winogradskyella helgolandensis:
- a CDS encoding T9SS type A sorting domain-containing protein: MKTVLLFTICLCFSAICLSQTTAIPDPNFEQALIDLGHDSGTIDGSVPTANINTITDLSINSKNIADLTGIEDFTALEILWCVNNDISSIDVSNLTVLSVLNCDRNDITSIDLSNNTALTSLKILANDLTSLDVTNNTLLEYLSCSANNLTSLNVSNNTALAYLALHNNDVASIDVSNNSLLYFLGCSFTGVTALDISNNLNLTDLQCNDSSLSHLDISNNSLLEVISCRNNQLTTLNIDNNVLLEELHCEGNNIIDLDLSNNAAILVLNCQANQLTSLNLKNGNNTSISEFGASDNANLLCIEVDAATYSTANWTDIDSQTGFSEDCSALSTNEFDLNSSITVYPNPVTTELNIALKNNQAITSIELFDMLGKKIATTKALNLDVSPYQTGIYMLKVSTKKGQISKRIIIE, encoded by the coding sequence ATGAAAACAGTACTACTTTTTACCATATGCTTATGCTTTAGCGCTATATGTCTATCTCAGACAACCGCTATTCCAGATCCTAACTTTGAGCAGGCCTTGATTGATTTAGGACATGATTCTGGGACTATAGATGGCTCTGTACCTACAGCGAATATTAATACTATAACGGATTTATCAATAAATAGTAAAAACATAGCAGATCTCACAGGCATTGAAGATTTTACAGCTTTAGAAATACTTTGGTGCGTTAACAATGATATTTCTAGTATAGATGTTAGCAACTTAACAGTACTTAGTGTTTTAAATTGTGATAGAAATGATATAACAAGCATAGACCTATCTAACAATACAGCACTTACTTCATTGAAAATTCTTGCAAATGATTTAACGAGTTTAGACGTTACAAATAATACGTTATTAGAATATTTAAGCTGTAGTGCAAATAATTTAACGAGCTTAAATGTTTCAAATAATACAGCACTAGCTTATCTGGCTCTTCATAATAATGACGTAGCGTCTATAGATGTTTCAAATAATTCATTATTGTATTTTTTAGGATGCAGTTTTACGGGAGTAACGGCTTTAGATATCAGTAACAACCTTAATCTTACAGATTTACAATGTAATGACTCATCACTATCTCACTTAGACATCAGTAACAATAGTTTACTAGAAGTAATAAGTTGCAGAAACAATCAACTTACAACTTTAAATATTGATAATAATGTGCTTTTAGAAGAACTTCACTGTGAAGGAAATAATATTATTGACTTAGACCTAAGCAATAATGCCGCAATCTTAGTACTAAATTGTCAAGCTAACCAACTTACGAGCTTAAATCTTAAAAACGGCAACAATACCAGCATTTCAGAGTTTGGTGCTAGTGATAACGCAAACCTATTGTGTATTGAGGTAGATGCTGCTACTTATTCCACAGCAAATTGGACAGATATCGATTCTCAAACCGGTTTTAGCGAAGATTGCAGTGCACTTTCTACAAACGAGTTTGATTTAAACAGTTCTATTACTGTATATCCAAACCCTGTAACTACGGAGTTAAACATAGCTCTTAAAAATAATCAAGCCATAACTTCTATTGAATTATTTGACATGCTGGGAAAGAAAATAGCAACAACAAAAGCATTAAACTTGGATGTTAGTCCATATCAAACTGGTATTTATATGCTTAAAGTTTCAACCAAAAAAGGTCAAATTTCAAAACGAATTATAATAGAATAA
- a CDS encoding histidine kinase dimerization/phosphoacceptor domain -containing protein, with product MYKILKSCIVILVFCNVLVAQDAKLDKYQDSLQNIIKTSSVISEKKEALFLLGEYIVQRNPDLAETTAKNLETNYISKDDSIGIRRNNYIFAASHRWHGDYSTALDYYEAIHKYSKRHNDSLDIAKSAHFIGSISMFLGKNVVSQKRLIEAAEIYNQIGSPTEKAKINNSLASFYLNMDQLEKGKDQYLKALRQFEILKDSSGMASVNANLGLVYIELGEFKKAETHLMTQKALNVVFPTLREMGFHYDFLGVLRQEEGRLEDAYQEHLKAFNIRKKLSSTYNLCESNLNMGEVLIKLNRYAEAKPYLKDVFNYDEHQSLHQQQRAYELLADANKKSGNYIDALENYESFKIISDSIYSKESLEIIAEKEAQYNKEKKDAEIALLNKEKQLLDKEISQSKTIAIITTIWLLLLLILAIALYKLYLKITQKNRIINKALKDRELLLHETHHRVKNNLQMISSLLNLQSKYVKDERVHEILQNGRNRVQSMAILHKNLYVGEDLNMVNIQNYFEGLAENILNSYNKTAGDIKFEIKAKNIIMDIESVVPIGLIVNELVTNSLKHAFPPATIELPAISLIMVELERDHVLTVKDNGIGIDETIQHKTESFGQRLISLFTNKLKATVTTNTSDGTEISIIFPRRN from the coding sequence TTGTATAAAATTTTAAAAAGTTGTATCGTTATTTTAGTATTCTGCAATGTTTTAGTTGCACAGGATGCGAAATTGGATAAGTATCAAGATAGTTTACAGAACATTATTAAGACTAGTTCCGTAATTAGTGAAAAGAAAGAAGCGTTGTTTTTATTGGGGGAATATATAGTGCAACGCAATCCTGATTTGGCAGAAACAACAGCGAAAAATTTAGAAACTAATTATATAAGTAAAGATGATAGTATAGGGATAAGACGTAATAATTATATTTTTGCAGCCAGCCACAGATGGCATGGGGATTATAGTACGGCTTTAGATTATTATGAAGCTATTCACAAGTACTCAAAAAGACATAACGATTCCCTTGATATTGCCAAGAGTGCCCATTTTATAGGTTCTATTTCTATGTTTTTAGGTAAAAATGTAGTTTCCCAAAAACGTCTTATTGAAGCTGCAGAAATTTATAACCAAATAGGAAGCCCAACAGAAAAAGCTAAAATTAATAATAGCTTAGCTAGTTTTTATCTTAATATGGATCAACTAGAAAAAGGAAAAGATCAATATTTAAAAGCGCTGAGACAGTTTGAAATTTTAAAAGATAGTTCAGGGATGGCTAGCGTCAATGCTAATTTAGGGTTGGTGTATATCGAATTGGGTGAGTTCAAAAAAGCAGAAACGCATTTAATGACCCAAAAAGCGTTAAATGTCGTCTTTCCAACCTTAAGAGAAATGGGGTTTCATTACGATTTTTTAGGAGTTTTAAGACAGGAAGAAGGTCGGCTAGAAGATGCCTACCAAGAACATCTTAAAGCATTTAATATTAGAAAAAAGTTGAGTAGCACCTATAATTTATGCGAGTCTAATCTAAACATGGGAGAGGTTTTAATTAAATTGAATAGATATGCTGAGGCAAAACCGTATTTAAAAGATGTATTTAATTATGATGAACATCAGTCTTTACATCAACAACAACGGGCTTATGAACTACTAGCAGATGCTAATAAAAAAAGCGGAAATTATATCGATGCTTTAGAGAATTATGAGTCGTTTAAAATCATTAGCGATTCTATCTACTCAAAAGAGTCTTTAGAGATTATCGCTGAAAAAGAGGCACAGTACAATAAGGAAAAGAAAGATGCAGAGATTGCTCTGTTAAATAAGGAAAAGCAGCTTTTAGATAAAGAAATATCACAGTCTAAAACCATTGCAATAATAACAACGATATGGTTATTATTGCTACTTATTTTGGCTATTGCGTTGTATAAATTATACTTAAAAATTACTCAAAAAAATCGAATTATTAATAAAGCTTTAAAAGATAGAGAGCTTTTATTGCATGAAACACATCATCGTGTTAAGAATAATTTACAAATGATATCTAGTTTACTTAATCTTCAATCCAAGTATGTAAAAGATGAACGAGTACACGAGATTTTACAAAATGGGAGAAATCGTGTGCAATCTATGGCTATATTGCATAAAAACTTATATGTTGGTGAAGATCTAAATATGGTCAATATTCAAAACTATTTTGAAGGTTTGGCTGAAAACATCCTCAATTCTTACAATAAAACGGCAGGAGATATTAAGTTTGAGATCAAAGCAAAAAATATCATTATGGATATTGAATCTGTAGTGCCTATTGGGTTAATTGTAAACGAATTAGTGACTAATTCTCTAAAGCATGCGTTTCCTCCAGCAACCATTGAATTGCCAGCAATAAGTTTAATAATGGTAGAATTGGAAAGGGACCATGTGTTAACGGTTAAAGATAATGGTATAGGTATAGATGAGACCATTCAACATAAAACAGAATCTTTTGGCCAACGTTTAATAAGCTTGTTTACAAACAAGTTAAAAGCTACAGTTACTACCAATACTAGCGATGGAACTGAAATTTCTATTATATTTCCAAGAAGAAATTAG
- a CDS encoding response regulator transcription factor has translation MSEIQILIVEDDPIICEDIRNMLSNVNYKTVGVAYDKKDAIEAIDTLKPDLVLLDINLEGNYEGFQVAEHINNTKKIPFIYLTSYSGKQILDQAKKTLPMGYVVKPFNEKELYSTIEIALYSFSKFILPITLNREVINSLIQTPLTRKEFETLKGLHEGKTNQILAEDQFVSVNTIKSHIKNIYEKMNTHTRLETITLLNELLR, from the coding sequence ATGTCTGAAATTCAAATTTTGATTGTAGAAGATGATCCTATTATTTGTGAAGATATTAGAAATATGCTGTCTAATGTTAATTACAAAACTGTTGGTGTGGCATATGATAAGAAGGATGCTATTGAAGCCATTGACACATTAAAACCAGATTTAGTGTTGCTGGATATTAATTTAGAAGGCAATTATGAAGGTTTTCAAGTCGCAGAACATATTAATAATACTAAAAAAATACCTTTTATTTATCTCACATCATACTCTGGAAAACAAATTTTAGATCAAGCAAAAAAAACCCTACCAATGGGTTATGTTGTTAAACCTTTTAACGAAAAGGAACTATATTCAACCATTGAAATAGCCTTGTATAGTTTTTCAAAATTCATATTACCTATAACTTTAAATCGCGAAGTCATTAATTCATTAATTCAAACGCCTTTAACACGAAAAGAGTTTGAAACCTTAAAAGGCTTGCATGAAGGAAAAACGAACCAAATATTAGCAGAAGATCAATTTGTAAGTGTTAACACCATAAAATCTCATATAAAAAACATTTACGAAAAAATGAATACCCACACGCGGTTGGAAACAATTACGTTACTTAACGAATTGTTGCGCTAA
- a CDS encoding isoaspartyl peptidase/L-asparaginase family protein, with protein sequence MNTFSIAIHGGAGTLVKGMMTPELESKYRRDLKAALDKGYAVLAEGGSATDAVEVAVQILENSPLFNAGKGSVFTATETHEMDASIMDGKTLNAGGVSLITGIKNPVSLARDVMEKSEHVFLAGDGAMQFAKELDYKLEDASYFYDEFRHQQWLDIKDTDSFQLDHSTKKDSKFGTVGAVACDQDGNIAAATSTGGMTNKKWGRVGDSPMIGAGNYANNKTCAISCTGSGEFFIRGVVAYDVACLMEHKGMSVKDASSEVIHKRILDIGGDGGLIAVDTQGNIAMPFNTEGMYRGQKTSDGIDEVAIYG encoded by the coding sequence ATGAACACATTTTCAATAGCCATACATGGTGGAGCAGGAACCTTAGTGAAAGGTATGATGACACCAGAACTGGAATCTAAATACAGACGTGATTTAAAAGCAGCACTAGATAAAGGCTATGCCGTTTTAGCTGAAGGCGGATCAGCGACTGATGCTGTTGAGGTTGCTGTTCAAATTTTAGAAAATTCCCCATTATTTAATGCAGGAAAAGGCTCTGTATTTACAGCCACCGAAACGCACGAAATGGATGCGAGTATTATGGATGGTAAAACCTTAAATGCTGGTGGTGTGAGTTTAATTACAGGAATTAAAAACCCGGTGTCTTTGGCTCGTGATGTCATGGAAAAAAGTGAACATGTGTTTTTAGCAGGAGACGGAGCCATGCAGTTTGCGAAGGAATTGGATTATAAGCTAGAAGATGCAAGCTATTTTTATGATGAATTCAGACATCAACAATGGTTAGACATTAAAGATACCGACAGTTTTCAGTTGGATCATTCTACAAAAAAAGATTCCAAATTCGGAACCGTTGGTGCAGTGGCTTGTGACCAAGATGGTAACATTGCAGCGGCAACATCTACTGGTGGTATGACGAATAAGAAATGGGGACGGGTAGGAGATTCCCCTATGATTGGTGCTGGGAATTATGCCAACAATAAAACTTGTGCGATCAGTTGTACTGGAAGTGGTGAGTTTTTTATACGCGGAGTGGTAGCTTACGATGTGGCTTGTTTAATGGAACATAAAGGCATGTCTGTAAAAGACGCTTCAAGTGAAGTCATCCATAAAAGAATCCTAGACATTGGTGGTGATGGTGGCTTAATTGCTGTGGATACTCAAGGAAATATTGCGATGCCTTTTAATACGGAAGGGATGTATCGTGGACAGAAAACTTCGGATGGGATTGACGAAGTTGCTATTTATGGTTAA
- a CDS encoding cyanophycinase, producing the protein MQKIKGTLIPIGGNEDKGIEESEIYTLEFIDEGILYHVVKEAGGVDAQIVVVPTASSIPVEVGENYLTAFDTLGCKNVDVLDIRSKEDSETEHAIQLIKNADCVMFSGGDQSKITDKIGGTIIHTILAERFVNEAGFVIAGTSAGAMAMANEMIAGGSASESFIKGAVNMYKGLGLIPELIIDTHFIRRGRFGRQSEAVAKFPNLIGFGLAEDTGMIIKNGNDCTVIGSGMVIIFDGSTLTHNNEKILEEGTPMTMANLTIHVLSNGDEYNIKTRKVKVLPIEAPFI; encoded by the coding sequence ATGCAGAAGATTAAAGGAACTCTAATACCAATTGGAGGAAATGAAGATAAAGGTATTGAAGAAAGTGAAATCTACACCTTAGAATTTATTGATGAGGGGATTTTATACCATGTGGTAAAAGAAGCTGGTGGTGTTGATGCTCAAATTGTTGTGGTGCCAACAGCCTCTAGTATTCCGGTTGAAGTTGGTGAAAATTACTTAACCGCATTCGATACTTTAGGCTGCAAAAATGTGGACGTTTTAGACATTCGTTCTAAAGAAGATTCTGAAACTGAACATGCCATTCAGCTGATTAAAAATGCGGATTGTGTGATGTTTTCTGGTGGTGACCAATCTAAGATTACCGATAAAATTGGAGGGACTATCATCCACACCATTTTAGCGGAACGCTTCGTTAATGAAGCTGGTTTTGTTATCGCAGGCACAAGTGCAGGTGCTATGGCCATGGCCAACGAAATGATTGCAGGCGGAAGTGCTTCGGAATCCTTTATTAAAGGTGCTGTTAATATGTATAAAGGCTTAGGCTTGATTCCTGAATTAATCATAGACACCCATTTTATACGTCGTGGTCGCTTTGGAAGACAGAGTGAAGCGGTGGCAAAATTCCCGAATCTAATAGGATTTGGATTGGCAGAAGATACAGGCATGATTATTAAAAACGGAAACGATTGTACGGTTATTGGTTCTGGAATGGTTATTATTTTTGATGGAAGTACCCTAACCCATAACAACGAAAAAATTCTTGAAGAAGGCACTCCAATGACGATGGCAAATCTTACCATCCATGTTTTATCTAATGGTGATGAATACAATATTAAAACTCGAAAAGTAAAGGTGTTACCTATTGAAGCTCCTTTCATCTAA
- the cphA gene encoding cyanophycin synthetase — MKIREINAMRGPNYWSVRRHKLIVMVLDLEEMEELPSNKIEGFPERLKAMFPSMYSHRCSEGCEGGFFMRVDEGTWMGHIIEHIALEIQTLAGMDTGFGRTRGYGEHGVYSVVFSYMEESVGRFAAKSAVRICEALIAGEDYDMSDDIQEMRELREADRLGPSTGSIVEEAEARGIPWIRLNKYSLCQLGYGANQKRIQATVTSETSSIGVELACDKEDTKYLLEQAEVEVPRGDIIRRERSLEEACRYVGYPLVIKPIDGNHGRGITVDIQNYDDALAAFHHAKESSKSGAIIVEKFIVGQDYRLLVINNKLVAGAIRTPAHVIGDGTSTVQELIDKVNSDPRRGFGHENVLTKITTNELTQTIIKDAGYTLDSVIAEGERLILKDTANLSTGGTAEDITDIIHPANVSMAERISKIIDLDICGIDIMTTDISQPLSETGGAVLEVNAGPGFRMHLAPTSGLPRNVAAPVIDKLFPNKGDTGRIPIIAITGTNGKTTTSRLMAHIAKMNGYRVGYTTSDGVYIQNRLLMTGDCTGPASAEFVLKDPTVNFAVLECARGGLLRAGLGFKKCDVAIVTNVAADHLGLKGIHTIEQLAKVKGVVPETVLPDGYAILNADDPLVYDMRRSLDCNVALFSMDENNPHIKALQRLNGITAVYENGYVTICRGEWKMRLMKAENIPLTYGGKAKFMIQNVLAAVLGAHVQGISIEDMKAGLETFIPSASQTPGRLNLFEFKDFTILLDYAHNPAGMRALQAFTNELEATVKVGIIAGIGDRRVEDNNEMGAIAADMFDEIIIRQDKRLRGKTEQELIKMLDDGIKKRDPNKKTTIIPSEKEAIKFAVKNAVKGSLIILCSDVIPDALELVKKFKEQEANGELNYAD, encoded by the coding sequence ATGAAAATACGCGAAATCAATGCGATGAGAGGACCTAATTATTGGTCTGTAAGACGACATAAATTAATAGTAATGGTTCTCGATCTCGAAGAGATGGAGGAGTTGCCTTCTAATAAAATTGAAGGATTCCCAGAACGATTAAAAGCTATGTTTCCAAGTATGTACTCACATCGTTGTTCTGAAGGTTGTGAAGGTGGATTTTTTATGCGTGTTGATGAAGGGACTTGGATGGGTCATATTATTGAGCATATTGCTTTAGAAATCCAGACGCTTGCAGGTATGGACACAGGCTTTGGAAGAACCAGAGGTTATGGCGAGCATGGAGTTTACAGTGTGGTGTTTTCATATATGGAAGAATCCGTTGGGCGTTTTGCAGCCAAATCTGCTGTAAGAATTTGTGAAGCCTTAATTGCAGGTGAAGACTATGATATGTCTGACGATATTCAGGAAATGCGGGAACTGCGTGAAGCCGATCGTTTAGGACCAAGTACCGGATCTATTGTTGAAGAAGCTGAAGCACGAGGAATTCCTTGGATTCGTCTTAATAAATATTCATTGTGTCAGTTGGGTTATGGAGCCAATCAAAAACGGATTCAAGCCACCGTGACTTCAGAAACAAGTAGTATTGGTGTTGAATTGGCTTGTGATAAAGAAGATACCAAGTATTTATTAGAACAAGCTGAGGTTGAAGTGCCCCGTGGAGATATTATTAGAAGAGAACGCAGTTTAGAGGAGGCTTGCCGTTATGTTGGTTACCCTTTGGTGATTAAGCCTATTGATGGTAATCATGGTCGCGGTATTACTGTAGATATTCAAAATTATGACGATGCCTTAGCGGCTTTTCACCATGCGAAAGAGAGTTCTAAGAGTGGAGCAATCATTGTCGAAAAGTTTATTGTCGGTCAAGATTATAGATTACTAGTTATTAATAATAAGTTAGTCGCTGGAGCCATTAGAACTCCTGCCCATGTGATTGGAGATGGCACATCTACAGTTCAAGAATTAATAGATAAAGTGAATAGCGATCCACGTCGTGGTTTTGGTCATGAAAATGTATTGACAAAAATCACCACAAACGAATTAACACAGACCATTATTAAAGATGCAGGTTATACTTTAGACTCTGTTATTGCTGAAGGTGAACGTTTAATATTAAAAGACACCGCCAATTTAAGTACGGGCGGCACCGCTGAAGATATTACAGACATTATACATCCTGCAAACGTAAGTATGGCAGAGCGTATTTCTAAAATTATTGATTTAGATATCTGTGGGATTGATATTATGACTACTGATATTTCACAGCCCTTATCCGAAACAGGAGGTGCTGTGTTAGAAGTAAATGCTGGTCCTGGATTTAGAATGCACTTGGCTCCAACTTCTGGCTTGCCAAGAAATGTAGCGGCTCCAGTGATTGATAAATTATTTCCGAACAAAGGAGATACTGGTCGTATTCCAATTATAGCGATTACCGGAACCAACGGAAAAACAACAACGTCGAGATTAATGGCTCACATTGCCAAAATGAATGGCTATCGTGTTGGTTATACTACGAGTGATGGTGTTTATATTCAGAATCGCTTATTAATGACGGGCGATTGTACTGGTCCTGCAAGTGCAGAATTTGTATTGAAAGATCCGACTGTGAATTTTGCGGTTTTAGAATGTGCACGAGGTGGATTACTGAGAGCTGGTTTAGGGTTTAAAAAATGTGATGTCGCTATTGTAACCAATGTTGCAGCAGATCATTTAGGTTTAAAAGGCATTCATACCATAGAGCAATTAGCAAAAGTAAAAGGAGTCGTGCCAGAAACGGTGCTGCCAGATGGCTATGCTATTTTAAATGCAGATGATCCTTTGGTGTATGATATGCGTCGTAGTTTAGATTGTAATGTCGCGTTATTTTCAATGGATGAAAACAATCCACATATTAAAGCTTTACAACGCTTAAATGGTATTACCGCGGTTTATGAGAATGGTTACGTAACTATTTGTAGAGGAGAATGGAAAATGCGTTTAATGAAGGCTGAAAATATTCCGTTGACTTATGGTGGAAAAGCAAAATTCATGATTCAGAATGTACTAGCTGCAGTTTTAGGAGCGCATGTACAAGGTATAAGTATTGAAGATATGAAAGCTGGCTTGGAAACGTTTATCCCTTCGGCATCACAAACACCTGGACGCTTAAATTTATTTGAATTTAAAGACTTTACTATTTTATTAGATTATGCACATAATCCAGCAGGAATGCGAGCCTTGCAAGCGTTTACGAATGAACTTGAAGCGACTGTAAAAGTTGGTATTATTGCAGGAATTGGCGATAGACGTGTAGAAGATAATAATGAAATGGGAGCTATTGCAGCCGATATGTTTGATGAAATTATTATTAGACAAGACAAACGTTTAAGAGGTAAGACAGAGCAGGAATTAATTAAGATGCTCGATGATGGGATTAAGAAACGAGATCCTAATAAGAAGACGACTATAATTCCATCAGAAAAAGAAGCGATTAAATTTGCGGTAAAAAATGCTGTAAAAGGCTCACTTATTATTTTGTGTAGTGACGTGATTCCGGATGCTTTAGAATTGGTTAAGAAATTTAAAGAGCAAGAAGCTAATGGTGAATTGAATTATGCGGATTAA
- a CDS encoding aldehyde dehydrogenase family protein, translating to MDDFSSNPYYELFSKQHINQYAVGNRSYKERLKTLNKLQHAIEVTYRTQIQEALQNDLGKPVVETELTEIYAIIGDIKYTKKNLRQWMRKQDVETPISLLGSSSYIKYEPKGVCLIISPWNFPFNLTFGPLVSAIAAGNTVIIKPSEMTPNSSALMAKIVADVFSEDEVAVLQGEVEVSTQLLKLPFNHIFFTGSPQVGKIVMKAASEHLASVTLELGGKSPTLIDKTANIDKAAKKIMWAKFLNCGQICVSPDYVLIDASVKAQFIDACKKWLQTFYNDNPKASDSYGRIVTDKHFERLSSYLDNAKTLDAKFEVGGDTDSASKYIEPTIISDLKPEAKLLEDEIFGPILPIVTYDSLDMAMAYINSKPRPLALYIYSKSKANTTTILNNTRAGGTCINNSVLHYTNHNLPFGGVNNSGIGKSHGFFGFKAFSNERSVMKQHTFAVTELLFPPYSGFKEKLARLTIKWF from the coding sequence ATGGATGATTTTAGCAGTAACCCCTATTATGAATTGTTTTCTAAACAACACATCAATCAGTATGCCGTAGGGAATCGTAGTTATAAGGAAAGGCTTAAAACCTTAAACAAACTTCAGCACGCTATTGAAGTTACCTATAGGACTCAAATTCAAGAGGCCTTGCAAAACGATTTAGGGAAACCAGTTGTAGAAACAGAGCTCACCGAAATCTATGCTATAATTGGTGATATAAAATATACTAAAAAGAATCTGCGTCAATGGATGCGAAAGCAAGATGTAGAAACACCTATATCTTTATTGGGTTCTAGTTCTTATATAAAGTATGAACCTAAAGGAGTGTGTTTAATTATATCTCCATGGAATTTTCCTTTCAATCTCACCTTTGGACCTTTAGTCTCTGCAATTGCAGCTGGTAATACGGTTATTATTAAACCCTCTGAGATGACACCAAACTCATCAGCATTAATGGCTAAGATTGTAGCAGATGTTTTTTCTGAAGATGAAGTTGCCGTATTACAAGGTGAAGTGGAAGTCTCTACACAATTATTAAAGCTACCTTTTAATCATATCTTTTTTACAGGGTCTCCACAAGTGGGGAAGATTGTTATGAAAGCTGCATCGGAACATTTAGCATCTGTTACCTTAGAATTGGGAGGTAAGTCTCCAACACTAATTGATAAAACGGCAAATATAGATAAAGCAGCGAAGAAAATAATGTGGGCAAAATTTTTGAACTGTGGACAGATATGTGTGTCTCCAGATTATGTTTTAATTGATGCTAGCGTAAAAGCACAATTTATAGACGCTTGTAAAAAATGGCTTCAAACGTTTTATAACGATAATCCAAAAGCATCAGATTCTTATGGTAGAATAGTAACAGATAAACATTTTGAACGTTTAAGTTCTTATCTCGACAATGCAAAAACACTAGATGCTAAATTTGAAGTGGGTGGAGACACCGATAGTGCTTCTAAATATATAGAACCTACTATCATTTCTGATTTAAAACCAGAAGCTAAATTACTAGAAGATGAAATTTTCGGACCAATTTTACCGATTGTAACGTATGATAGTCTAGATATGGCCATGGCCTATATTAATTCGAAACCACGACCATTGGCGCTTTATATCTACAGTAAAAGTAAAGCGAATACGACTACGATTTTAAATAACACTAGGGCAGGAGGGACGTGTATTAACAATAGTGTGCTCCATTACACGAATCATAATTTACCTTTTGGAGGGGTTAATAATAGTGGTATTGGTAAGAGTCATGGTTTTTTTGGTTTTAAGGCTTTTAGTAATGAGCGCTCTGTAATGAAACAACATACGTTTGCTGTTACGGAGTTGTTGTTTCCACCTTATAGTGGTTTTAAAGAGAAGCTGGCACGATTGACTATTAAGTGGTTTTAA
- a CDS encoding N(4)-(beta-N-acetylglucosaminyl)-L-asparaginase, with translation MKRRKFIKTASLTGVGLAMGSSLVNCEEIASQKTTGQNNEAINNLHDLPLVVATWHVKNATAKAMDILQAGGNALDAVEQGCRIEEANAKGQTVGKGGLPDREGHVTLDASIMDKNGNCGSVVYLQNITHAVSVARKVMEDTPHVMLAGEGAKQFAISKGFKPEDLLTESSKDAWEKWKVEAKYQPIINIENHDTIGMLAIDKNGDISGACTTSGLAYKLGGRVGDSSIIGSGLFIDNEIGGCVATGLGEEVIKTVGSFLVVELMRQGRSPQQACEEAIGRIVNKPNSNYKNFQVGYVAVNKKGETGCYSIHQWFSITKYQDGINAQIQSDYFNKA, from the coding sequence ATGAAACGCAGAAAATTTATAAAGACAGCATCTTTAACCGGAGTTGGTTTAGCCATGGGCAGTTCTTTAGTTAATTGTGAAGAAATAGCTTCTCAAAAAACGACCGGACAAAATAATGAAGCTATCAATAATTTGCATGACCTACCATTAGTTGTTGCAACTTGGCATGTTAAAAACGCAACCGCCAAAGCGATGGATATTTTACAGGCCGGCGGAAATGCGTTAGATGCGGTAGAACAAGGTTGTCGCATTGAAGAAGCCAACGCTAAAGGACAGACCGTTGGCAAAGGTGGTTTGCCCGATCGCGAAGGCCATGTAACACTAGACGCTAGTATAATGGATAAAAATGGCAATTGTGGTTCTGTGGTTTACCTTCAAAATATAACGCATGCGGTTTCAGTCGCTAGAAAAGTGATGGAAGACACACCACATGTTATGCTCGCCGGAGAAGGCGCCAAACAATTTGCCATTTCTAAAGGTTTTAAACCCGAAGATTTATTAACAGAATCCTCAAAAGATGCATGGGAGAAATGGAAGGTTGAGGCCAAATACCAACCCATTATTAATATTGAAAATCACGATACTATTGGCATGTTGGCCATTGATAAAAACGGTGACATTTCTGGTGCTTGTACTACAAGTGGTTTAGCTTATAAACTAGGCGGACGCGTTGGAGATTCGTCTATTATTGGATCCGGATTATTTATAGATAATGAAATTGGTGGTTGTGTGGCAACAGGTTTAGGAGAAGAAGTTATAAAAACAGTGGGTAGTTTTTTAGTCGTTGAATTAATGCGTCAAGGGAGATCACCTCAACAAGCATGCGAAGAAGCGATTGGCCGAATTGTGAATAAACCCAATAGTAATTATAAGAATTTTCAGGTCGGTTATGTTGCCGTTAATAAAAAAGGCGAAACAGGATGCTACTCAATTCATCAATGGTTTAGTATAACTAAATATCAGGATGGGATAAATGCGCAAATTCAATCGGATTATTTTAATAAAGCTTAA